In the genome of Amaranthus tricolor cultivar Red isolate AtriRed21 chromosome 15, ASM2621246v1, whole genome shotgun sequence, one region contains:
- the LOC130801115 gene encoding uncharacterized protein LOC130801115 gives MANNDDENALWYLEWQLDLLILWALTSKVSKMKDKKQKLMKKGLSLAEALYEYGKGNDEAALQKLGSDFDACDYKVIGASDDQIDVFNEVWYSLLLNTGKAAKVIEVIERRVETRDGVPFLWRLLALDGANEEEEYIGALFAISTTSNVLI, from the exons ATggcaaataatgatgatgagaaT GCTCTTTGGTACTTAGAGTGGCAGCTTGATTTGCTTATACTTTGGGCCTTAACAAGCAA AGTTTCAAAAATGAAGGATAAGAAGCAGAAGCTGATGAAAAAGGGACTTTCT CTTGCAGAAGCATTGTATGAGTATGGTAAGGGTAATGATGAGGCTGCGCTACAGAAGTTGGGTTCAGATTTTGATGCTTGCGACTATAAG GTGATTGGAGCATCTGATGACCAAATTGACGTGTTTAATGAAGTTTGGTATAGCCTACTACTGAATACGGGAAAAGCTGCCAAAG TGATCGAGGTCATTGAGAGACGAGTTGAAACAAGGGATGGTGTACCCTTTTTATGGCGTTTACTG GCACTTGATGGAGCTAATGAAGAAGAGGAATATATTGGTGCTTTATTTGCTATTTCTACAACGTCGAACGTCCTGATTTAG